One segment of Solidesulfovibrio sp. DNA contains the following:
- a CDS encoding class I SAM-dependent methyltransferase codes for MNARTGLDGAMDVDGFLAVSREVFAPLYPYYAGRFLAQSGLTSGVCLDVGCGGGDLGLAVAGQSAFFAVLLDRSPAMLAAAGRNGSERGLAGRFAVLAGDAHEPPLAEGSVDLVVSRGSLMFWADPARAFAAIRRILSPRGKAILGGGLGTPEMRAAICRAMAARNSRWTADAPPPPRPGTEPETHARALQAAGIRGYIIVLEDAGHWIVFGKA; via the coding sequence GTGAACGCAAGGACGGGCCTGGACGGCGCCATGGACGTGGACGGGTTCCTGGCCGTCAGCCGCGAGGTGTTCGCCCCGCTCTACCCGTATTACGCCGGGCGGTTCCTGGCCCAGTCGGGCCTGACTTCCGGGGTCTGCCTGGACGTGGGCTGCGGCGGCGGGGATTTGGGCCTGGCCGTGGCCGGCCAAAGCGCCTTTTTCGCCGTGCTGCTCGACCGCTCGCCGGCCATGCTGGCGGCGGCGGGCCGAAACGGGTCGGAAAGGGGGCTGGCCGGCCGGTTCGCCGTCCTGGCCGGCGACGCCCACGAGCCGCCCCTGGCCGAGGGCAGCGTCGATCTGGTCGTCAGCCGGGGCTCGCTGATGTTCTGGGCGGACCCGGCCAGGGCCTTCGCCGCCATCCGCCGGATATTGTCGCCCCGGGGCAAGGCCATCCTGGGCGGCGGCCTGGGCACGCCGGAGATGCGGGCGGCCATCTGCCGGGCCATGGCCGCCCGCAACAGCCGCTGGACCGCCGACGCCCCGCCGCCGCCCCGGCCCGGCACCGAACCCGAAACCCACGCCCGGGCCTTGCAAGCCGCCGGCATTCGCGGCTACATCATCG